The Rhinopithecus roxellana isolate Shanxi Qingling chromosome 13, ASM756505v1, whole genome shotgun sequence genome contains a region encoding:
- the SOX10 gene encoding transcription factor SOX-10, with product MAEEQDLSEVELSPVGSEEPRCLSPGSAPSLGPDGGGGSGLRASPGPGELGKVKKEQQDGEADDDKFPVCIREAVSQVLSGYDWTLVPMPVRVNGASKSKPHVKRPMNAFMVWAQAARRKLADQYPHLHNAELSKTLGKLWRLLNESDKRPFIEEAERLRMQHKKDHPDYKYQPRRRKNGKAAQGEAECPGGEAEQGGTAAIQAHYKSAHLDHRHPGEGSPMSDGNPEHPSGQSHGPPTPPTTPKTELQSGKADPKRDGRSMGEGGKPHIDFGNVDIGEISHEVMSNMETFDVAELDQYLPPNGHPGHVGSYSAAGYGLGSALAVASGHSAWISKPPGVALPTVSPPGVDAKAQVKTETAGPQGPPHYTDQPSTSQIAYTSLSLPHYGSAFPSISRPQFDYSDHQPSGPYYGHSSQASGLYSAFSYMGPSQRPLYTAISDPSPSGPQSHSPTHWEQPVYTTLSRP from the exons ATGGCGGAGGAGCAGGACCTATCGGAGGTGGAGCTGAGCCCCGTAGGCTCGGAGGAGCCCCGCTGCCTGTCCCCGGGGAGCGCGCCCTCGCTAGGGCCCGACGGCGGCGGCGGATCGGGCCTGCGAGCCAGCCCGGGGCCTGGCGAGCTGGGCAAGGTCAAGAAGGAGCAGCAGGACGGCGAGGCGGACGATGACAAGTTCCCCGTGTGCATCCGCGAGGCCGTCAGCCAGGTGCTCAGTGGCTATGACTGGACGCTGGTGCCCATGCCCGTGCGCGTCAACGGCGCCAGCAAGAGCAAGCCGCACGTCAAGCGGCCCATGAACGCCTTCATGGTGTGGGCGCAGGCGGCGCGCAGGAAGCTCGCGGACCAGTACCCGCACCTGCACAACGCCGAGCTCAGCAAGACGCTGGGCAAGCTCTGGAG GCTGCTGAACGAAAGTGACAAGCGCCCCTTCATCGAGGAGGCTGAGCGGCTCCGTATGCAGCACAAGAAGGACCACCCAGACTACAAGTACCAACCCAGGCGGCGGAAGAACGGGAAGGCCGCCCAAGGCGAGGCGGAGTGTCCCGGTGGGGAGGCGGAGCAAGGTGGGACCGCCGCCATCCAGGCCCACTACAAGAGCGCCCACTTGGACCACCGGCACCCAGGAGAGGGCTCCCCCATGTCAGATGGGAACCCCGAGCACCCCTCAG GCCAGAGCCATGGCCCACCCACCCCTCCAACCACCCCAAAGACAGAGCTGCAGTCGGGCAAGGCAGACCCGAAGCGGGACGGGCGCTCCATGGGGGAGGGCGGGAAGCCTCACATCGATTTCGGCAACGTGGACATCGGTGAGATCAGCCACGAGGTAATGTCCAACATGGAGACCTTTGATGTGGCTGAGTTGGACCAGTACCTGCCGCCCAATGGGCACCCAGGCCACGTGGGCAGCTACTCAGCAGCTGGCTATGGGCTGGGCAGCGCCCTGGCTGTGGCCAGTGGACACTCTGCCTGGATCTCCAAGCCACCAGGCGTGGCTCTGCCCACGGTCTCGCCACCTGGTGTGGATGCCAAAGCCCAGGTGAAGACAGAGACCGCGGGGCCCCAGGGGCCCCCACACTACACCGACCAGCCATCCACCTCACAGATCGCCTACACCTCCCTCAGCCTGCCCCACTATGGCTCAGCCTTCCCCTCCATCTCCCGCCCCCAGTTTGACTACTCTGACCATCAGCCCTCAGGACCCTATTACGGCCATTCAAGCCAGGCCTCTGGCCTCTACTCGGCCTTCTCCTATATGGGGCCCTCGCAGCGGCCCCTCTACACGGCCATCTCTGACCCCAGCCCCTCAGGGCCCCAGTCCCACAGCCCCACACACTGGGAGCAGCCAGTATATACGACGCTGTCCCGACCCTAA